The genomic stretch TCCCTGGCGCGCGAGCTGGCGCGCCGTGGCTTCTTCATGGTCAGCGGCGGTGGTCCAGGCGCCATGGAGGCCACGCACGTGGGCGCGTGGTTCGCGCGGCGTACGGAGGCGGAGCTGGACGCGGGACTGGCCATGCTCGCGCAGGCGCCCAGCTACACCGACCGCGAGTGGCTCTCGCGCGCCTTCGACGTGCGCCGGGCCTTTCCCCTGGGCGAGGACGACCAGCCGTACTGCGCCAGCCTGGGCATCCCCACGTGGCACTACGGGCACGAACCGCCCAACCCCTTCGCCACGCACATCGCGAAGTACTTCGCCAACAGCGTGCGGGAAGACGGTCTGCTGACCATCGCCAAGGGCGGCATCGTCTACTCACCCGGCAGCGCGGGCACCATCCAGGAGGTGTTCCAGGACGCGTGCCAGAACCACTACAACTCGCTGGGCGTCATCAGCCCCATGATCTTCCTGGGCACCGAGTTCTGGACGCGCACCCGGCCCGTGTACCCGCTGCTGCACCAACTGGCGCAGGGCTACGACTATGCGCGCTACCTCATGCTCACGGATTCGCAGGAGGAGGTCGTCCGGGCGCTGGAGGCGTATGACCGCGAGGCGCACCCGTCTCCCTGAACGCCCGCTGTTTCGCCGGGAATCTCCGAGTCTCCCGCCTTCCAACGGGCAGGCATGAGGGCAGGGGCCCGGCGAATCCGACAGGATGCGCTCGCCCCACTGCGTTGTCGCTGTTCGACGCAGCCGGGGCGGCGTATCCTCGTAGCCTCGGGAAGGAGTGCTCGGATGCGGCCCCGGGCCGTCTTCTTCGACTTGGATGACACGCTGATTGACCGCGCGGGCGCCTTCACGCGCTACGTGGACACGCTCGTCTCCCGTTACTTGTCGTTGCTCCCCGAGGCTCGGCGTGCCGAAGCCGTGGTCTGGATGCACGAGGTGGATGGGCGTGGCGGCGCGTCCCGGAGCGCGTTCTGTCAGCAGGTGACGAAGGCGTACCCATGCCTGGGCCTCACGCCAGACGCGCTCTGGGAGGACATGGCGTCGCGCCTGCCTCTGCTCGTCCAGGAGGACGCGGGCGTCTGTGATTGGGTGGCCTCCGTGGCCCGTTGCCGGCCGGTGGCGGTGGTGTCCAATGGCTCGGCGCGGGTGCAGCGCACGAAGCTGGCCCGCGCGGGGCTCGCGGAGGTGCTGCCGGATGTCTTCCTCTCCGGCGAGGTAGGCGCTTCGAAGCCGGATGCCCGCATCTTCGAGGCCGCGCTGGCCCACGTCGGACGTTCGCCGGAAGAGGTGCTGCACGTGGGAGACGACCCGGAGCGGGACGTCGTGGGCGCCGCGCGGCTGGGAATGGCCACTTGCTGGGTGTCTCACGGCCGGCCGTGGCCCTCCGCGCTGCCGCCGCCCATGTTCACGGTGGAGTGCATCCCTTCGCGCCTCGACGACATCGCCGGAGTGCTCAAGCGATGGACATGAACGCGGTGGTCGGCACGCACGACCTGCTCTTCATCACCCTGGACACCCTGCGCTTCGACGTCGCCGAGGCGCTCGCGGCCCAGGGGCGCACGCCGAACCTCTCCGCGCTGCTGCCTGGAGGCCAGTGGGAGCAGCGGCACTCTCCCGCGAGCTTCACGTACGCTGCGCACCACGCCTTCTTCGCGGGCTTCCTGCCCACGCCCGCGACGCCGGGTCTACATCCCCGGTTGTTCTCGATGCGCTTCGAGGGCAGCGAGACGACGGCCTCGGACACCTGCGTGCTGGACGCGCCGGACCTCGTCACGGGGCTGGCGGGCCGCGGGTACCACACCGTCTGCATTGGCGGCGTGGGCTTCTTCAACAAGCGCAATCCGCTGGGCAACGTGCTCCCCGGGCTCTTCGCGGAGAGCCACTGGAGCTCCGAGTTGGGCGTGACGGACGCTCGGTCCACCGAGCACCAGGTGGCGCTGGCCGTCCAGCGGCTGGAGGCGCTGCCGCGTGAGCAGCGCGTCTTCCTCTTCATCAACGTGTCGGCGCTGCATCAGCCGAACCGGCATTATGTGCCCGGCGCCACCCAGGACTCGCGCGAGTCGCACGCCGCGGCATTGGCGTACGTGGACTCGCAGCTCCCGCCGTTGTTCGCCGCCCTGCGGCGCCGGGGGCCCGCCTTCTGCATCGTCTGCTCGGACCATGGCACCACCTACGGCGAGGACGGCTTCACCGGCCATCGCCTGGCCCACCCCGTGGTGTGGACGGTGCCCTACGCTGAATTCCTGCTACCTTGAGAAACCGCACCATGACGCGTCTGGAGCAGATGCTCGAAGGGTCGCCCTACGTGGCGTACCTCTACGGCTACCCGCACAAGACGGCCTACCGGCCCTTCACGCCCGCGCTCCCGCTGGAGTCCGTCTGGGCGGAGGAGCGGCGGGACGCGCTGTTCCTCTACATCCACGTGCCCTTCTGCGAGATGCGCTGCGGCTTCTGCAACCTCTTCACCGCCGCCGGGCCGAAGCAGGACGTGGTGGACGGGTACCTGGGCGCGCTGGTGCGCGAGACGAAGCGGGTGAAGGAAGCGCTTGGGACGGCGAGCTTCGCCCGGGCCGCCATTGGCGGCGGCACGCCGACGCTGCTGGACGTGGCGGGGTTGAACACCGTGTTCGACATGGCCGAAGGCGTCATGGGCGCGGACATGAAGAGCATCCCCGTGTCCGTGGAGGTGTCGCCGGAGACGGTGGACGCGCAGAAGCTCCAGGTGTTGCGCTCGCGCGGCACGGACCGGGTGAGCATGGGCATCCAGAGCTTCATCGAGGCGGAAGTGGCCGCGGTGAAGCGGCCCCAGAAGACGGCGCAGGTGGAGGCCGCGCTGGACCTCATCCGCTCCACGGGCTTCCCCACGCTGAACCTGGACCTCATCTACGGCATGGAGGGGCAGACGGCGGAGAGCTTCCTCTACTCGCTGCGCACGGCGCTCCGTTACTCGCCGGAGGAGATCTATCTCTACCCGCTCTACGTCCGGCCGCTGACCTTCCTGGGCAAGAAGGCGCGGGCCTGGGACGATCTGCGCCTTTCGCTCTATCGCGTGGGCCGCGACTTCCTCCTGTCGGAGGGCTACACGCAGGTCTCCATGCGGATGTTCCGCGCGAGCCATGCGCCGGACGCGGGCGGCCCGGTGTATCGCTGCCAGGAGGACGGCATGGTGGGGCTGGGCTGCGGGGCGCGCTCGTACACGGGCCGGGTGCATTACTCTTCCGAGTACGCGGTGGGCTCTCGCGAGGTGCGCTCCATCATCTCGTCGTACAGCGAGCGGA from Myxococcus xanthus encodes the following:
- a CDS encoding HAD family hydrolase, yielding MRPRAVFFDLDDTLIDRAGAFTRYVDTLVSRYLSLLPEARRAEAVVWMHEVDGRGGASRSAFCQQVTKAYPCLGLTPDALWEDMASRLPLLVQEDAGVCDWVASVARCRPVAVVSNGSARVQRTKLARAGLAEVLPDVFLSGEVGASKPDARIFEAALAHVGRSPEEVLHVGDDPERDVVGAARLGMATCWVSHGRPWPSALPPPMFTVECIPSRLDDIAGVLKRWT
- a CDS encoding STM4012 family radical SAM protein: MTRLEQMLEGSPYVAYLYGYPHKTAYRPFTPALPLESVWAEERRDALFLYIHVPFCEMRCGFCNLFTAAGPKQDVVDGYLGALVRETKRVKEALGTASFARAAIGGGTPTLLDVAGLNTVFDMAEGVMGADMKSIPVSVEVSPETVDAQKLQVLRSRGTDRVSMGIQSFIEAEVAAVKRPQKTAQVEAALDLIRSTGFPTLNLDLIYGMEGQTAESFLYSLRTALRYSPEEIYLYPLYVRPLTFLGKKARAWDDLRLSLYRVGRDFLLSEGYTQVSMRMFRASHAPDAGGPVYRCQEDGMVGLGCGARSYTGRVHYSSEYAVGSREVRSIISSYSERTEASFGEVGYGFRLDSEERRRRYMLLSLLADGVDLAVYRQRFCTDALEDFPELEELEAHGLARKNSGVVQLTAAGVERSDLIGPWLHSDQVQAMMKEYAWR
- a CDS encoding LOG family protein; this encodes MIEIETIEAFERHLAAGVGFANVIIQGLDLRRYTQELASAELVGAVFLGCELEKDALKATVEHGAMVFPPISGVPYQPYRGALYTPEELYAGFDPAQPESYADTPDARIYAHWAANGRGSPPTLLETLAQRLHDHSVTEAMQGLLYRSGSVRKVVAIMGGHSMKRGQPDYRAVASLARELARRGFFMVSGGGPGAMEATHVGAWFARRTEAELDAGLAMLAQAPSYTDREWLSRAFDVRRAFPLGEDDQPYCASLGIPTWHYGHEPPNPFATHIAKYFANSVREDGLLTIAKGGIVYSPGSAGTIQEVFQDACQNHYNSLGVISPMIFLGTEFWTRTRPVYPLLHQLAQGYDYARYLMLTDSQEEVVRALEAYDREAHPSP
- a CDS encoding STM4013/SEN3800 family hydrolase: MDMNAVVGTHDLLFITLDTLRFDVAEALAAQGRTPNLSALLPGGQWEQRHSPASFTYAAHHAFFAGFLPTPATPGLHPRLFSMRFEGSETTASDTCVLDAPDLVTGLAGRGYHTVCIGGVGFFNKRNPLGNVLPGLFAESHWSSELGVTDARSTEHQVALAVQRLEALPREQRVFLFINVSALHQPNRHYVPGATQDSRESHAAALAYVDSQLPPLFAALRRRGPAFCIVCSDHGTTYGEDGFTGHRLAHPVVWTVPYAEFLLP